A single region of the Sulfitobacter geojensis genome encodes:
- a CDS encoding flagellar motor switch protein FliG — MNDIVAMNNFAPLPGFPGGGASASLSRRAKAAIVVRLLLNEGAEIPLEELPDEAQVALTQQMGAMRTVDRDTLTAVVDEFAAELDKIGLSFPAGMAGALDALDGKISAHTAARLRKEAGVRQFGDPWGRLRELGPDRLLPVLQNESIEVAAVMLSKLPVSMAAELLGRIPGPQARKITYAVSLTNAVTPDAVDRIGLSLAMQLDAQPARAFDEDPVERVSAILNSSTTLTRDDVLTGLDETDQGFANAVRKAIFTFGNIPSRIATRDIPRVLREVDQAKLVIALAGAEAAGFAASRDFVLENMSGRMADQLREDMESAGKVKPADAEAAMSDVVDVIRQMEAAGDLLLTVEEDEED; from the coding sequence ATGAACGACATCGTAGCGATGAACAACTTTGCGCCGCTGCCCGGCTTTCCGGGGGGCGGCGCGTCTGCATCTCTCAGCCGTCGCGCAAAGGCCGCGATTGTGGTGCGCCTGTTACTCAACGAGGGTGCGGAAATCCCGCTCGAGGAATTGCCGGACGAGGCGCAGGTGGCTCTGACGCAGCAAATGGGCGCGATGCGCACGGTGGATCGCGATACCTTGACCGCCGTGGTCGACGAATTTGCCGCCGAGCTCGATAAAATCGGCTTGTCCTTTCCCGCCGGGATGGCGGGGGCGCTCGACGCGCTTGATGGCAAAATCAGCGCCCATACCGCGGCGCGCCTGCGCAAGGAAGCCGGCGTGCGCCAGTTCGGTGATCCGTGGGGCCGGTTGCGCGAATTGGGACCGGATCGCTTACTGCCGGTCCTGCAGAATGAAAGCATCGAAGTTGCCGCCGTGATGCTGTCAAAGCTTCCCGTATCAATGGCGGCCGAATTACTGGGCCGGATACCGGGGCCTCAGGCGCGCAAAATTACCTATGCTGTGTCTTTGACCAATGCCGTCACGCCCGACGCGGTTGACCGGATCGGATTATCGCTTGCCATGCAGCTTGATGCCCAACCGGCCCGCGCCTTTGACGAGGATCCCGTGGAACGGGTGAGCGCAATTCTGAACTCCTCCACCACGCTGACCCGCGATGACGTGCTGACCGGACTTGATGAAACAGATCAGGGCTTTGCCAATGCCGTGCGCAAGGCAATCTTTACCTTCGGCAATATTCCAAGCCGCATCGCCACACGCGACATCCCCCGCGTCCTGCGCGAGGTCGATCAGGCCAAGCTGGTGATCGCCCTTGCAGGTGCCGAAGCTGCCGGATTTGCCGCATCTCGCGACTTTGTGCTTGAAAACATGTCCGGGCGCATGGCCGATCAGCTGCGTGAAGACATGGAAAGCGCAGGCAAGGTCAAACCCGCAGATGCAGAGGCCGCGATGTCCGATGTGGTGGACGTCATTCGCCAAATGGAAGCGGCTGGCGATTTGCTGTTGACTGTGGAGGAGGACGAAGAAGACTAA